One genomic segment of Streptomyces sp. RerS4 includes these proteins:
- a CDS encoding GTPase, producing MTALTDRDRTDDRWDDGLIARSRRRAGRKGRRRGSAGRTDGTGTDGTGIDGLDEADLDGERGDRPDDAYEDEPDGEHDCGDEALVRAVSGAGSDGGKVSAPPLSPEARALRTRLDALRQLVGLSRTRLDGKTLAEAGRVLDEAAARRGLSLQHTVVAIAGATGSGKSTLFNSLAGVQISETGLRRPTTAAPIACSWSDGAAGLLDRLEIPGRLRRRPRETPEAEALRGMVLVDLPDLDSALGTHRDHVDRVLALVDAVVWVVDPEKYADAVLHERYLRPLAGHAEVTFVVLNQIDRLPGEAADLVLDDLRRLLDDDGIALGEHGEPGATVLGLSALTGEGVGELRELLGQFTQEKGAATRRISADLDRAAQRLRPLYVADGHAGPEIGEAARAEFEDRLAEAVGAYAAGLAAERAWRRNAGKACGTPWLRLWRWYESRRAPRTLAGLAALAAIGRAPVATEAPVEEEVTARQRVEQAVRLVADEAAVGLPEPWAQAVRETAVRGAERLPEALDDLALTLGPAVAAPTAKPPRPTWWPAAVLAQAAMTLVQIFGGLWLVGQIVGVLEPKLLPPVLFMVSGIVGGPLVEWACSIAARGPARRYGQDAERRLRQAAAGCGRARVLEPVAAELLRYREVREQYAAVSAGGTKLSTTRQ from the coding sequence GTGACCGCCCTGACCGACCGCGACCGCACCGACGACCGCTGGGACGACGGACTGATCGCACGTTCACGGCGTCGCGCCGGCCGCAAAGGACGCCGGCGGGGCTCCGCCGGCCGCACCGACGGCACGGGAACCGACGGCACCGGAATCGACGGCCTCGACGAGGCCGATCTCGACGGCGAGCGGGGCGACCGACCGGACGACGCCTACGAGGATGAACCCGACGGGGAACACGACTGCGGTGACGAAGCACTCGTACGGGCGGTTTCCGGCGCCGGAAGCGACGGCGGCAAGGTGAGCGCGCCCCCGCTCAGCCCCGAGGCGCGGGCCCTGCGGACCCGCCTCGACGCGCTGCGCCAACTCGTCGGACTGTCCCGGACCCGGCTCGACGGCAAAACCCTCGCCGAGGCCGGCCGGGTGCTGGACGAGGCCGCCGCGCGCCGGGGCCTGTCCCTCCAGCACACGGTCGTCGCCATCGCCGGAGCCACCGGAAGCGGCAAGTCCACGCTCTTCAATTCACTCGCCGGAGTGCAGATCTCCGAGACCGGGCTGCGCCGCCCCACCACCGCCGCGCCGATCGCGTGCAGCTGGTCCGACGGCGCCGCCGGACTGCTCGACCGGCTGGAGATCCCCGGCCGGCTGCGCCGCCGCCCCCGCGAGACCCCCGAGGCCGAGGCCCTGCGCGGCATGGTCCTCGTCGACCTGCCCGACCTCGACTCCGCGCTGGGCACCCACCGCGACCACGTGGACCGCGTCCTGGCCCTGGTCGACGCCGTGGTGTGGGTGGTCGACCCGGAGAAGTACGCGGACGCCGTCCTGCACGAGCGCTACCTGCGCCCTCTCGCCGGGCACGCCGAGGTGACCTTCGTCGTCCTCAACCAGATCGACCGGCTCCCCGGCGAAGCGGCCGACCTCGTCCTGGACGACCTGCGCCGCCTGCTCGACGACGACGGGATCGCGCTCGGCGAGCACGGCGAACCGGGCGCCACCGTCCTCGGCCTGTCCGCCCTCACGGGTGAAGGCGTCGGGGAACTTCGCGAACTGCTCGGACAGTTCACCCAGGAGAAGGGCGCCGCCACCCGGCGGATCTCCGCCGACCTCGACCGGGCCGCGCAGCGCCTGCGCCCGCTCTACGTCGCCGACGGACACGCGGGCCCCGAGATCGGCGAGGCCGCGCGCGCCGAGTTCGAGGACCGCCTCGCCGAGGCCGTCGGGGCGTACGCCGCCGGTCTCGCCGCCGAGCGGGCCTGGCGGCGCAACGCCGGCAAGGCCTGCGGCACGCCCTGGCTGCGGCTGTGGCGCTGGTACGAGAGCCGGCGCGCCCCGCGCACCCTGGCGGGCCTCGCCGCCCTCGCGGCGATCGGCCGCGCCCCGGTGGCCACCGAGGCGCCCGTCGAGGAGGAGGTGACGGCCCGACAGCGCGTCGAGCAGGCCGTACGACTCGTCGCGGACGAGGCGGCCGTCGGCCTGCCCGAACCCTGGGCGCAGGCCGTACGGGAGACCGCGGTGCGGGGCGCCGAGCGGCTCCCGGAGGCGCTGGACGACCTGGCCCTCACCCTCGGGCCGGCGGTCGCGGCGCCGACCGCCAAGCCGCCGAGGCCGACGTGGTGGCCGGCGGCGGTGCTGGCGCAGGCGGCCATGACCCTGGTGCAGATCTTCGGCGGGCTGTGGCTGGTCGGACAGATCGTCGGGGTCCTGGAGCCGAAGCTGCTGCCGCCCGTGCTGTTCATGGTGTCGGGGATCGTCGGCGGACCGCTCGTGGAGTGGGCGTGCTCGATCGCGGCCCGGGGCCCGGCGCGGCGCTACGGGCAGGACGCGGAGCGCCGGCTGCGGCAGGCGGCGGCGGGCTGCGGGCGGGCCCGGGTGCTGGAACCCGTCGCGGCGGAGCTGCTGCGCTACCGGGAGGTACGCGAACAGTACGCGGCGGTGTCCGCAGGGGGGACGAAGTTGTCCACAACCCGCCAGTAA
- a CDS encoding dynamin family protein codes for MDVRPQLLDALSALRDRVASVRLPLPLPGAPRARQTRAELLAQLDDYLVPRLKAPEAPMLAVIGGSTGAGKSTLVNSLVGRQVSEAGVLRPTTRTPVLVCHPDDHHWFAGMRVLPDLMRVWAPQSDDELLPAPKKTGPRGTERHAGTRELRIETVSTLPRGLAILDAPDIDSLVVENRTLAAELICAADVWVMVTTASRYADAIPWNLLRTAKQFRATLIIVLDRVPHQVLAEVSRQYGALLTRAGLGDVPRFTVPELPESAGGGGLLPASAVAPLLAWLSHHAQDPAARQYAVGRTALGALDSLRRRMPELASAVAAQYAASVRLTSAVEDAYRTEGKRVRSSLDRGAVLAGDALTRWRGYPLDTTADELLDSLAESLAALLQCAVAAADERIAAAWRREPAAGAVPLPAPDREAAERIGMAVRRWRRVLEELAEEEVARLDRQPAPDPDGVAALLVAALLGGKRARPAGEKLAERIGVQAAVRLRDRGGELVGEHLDQVLRAERDRRLAPLEALEVTPEPQAELIAALSLLQKER; via the coding sequence TTGGATGTTCGGCCTCAGCTGCTCGATGCCCTGTCCGCCCTGCGCGACCGGGTCGCGTCCGTGCGTCTGCCGCTCCCCCTGCCCGGCGCCCCACGCGCCCGTCAGACCAGGGCCGAGCTGCTGGCGCAGCTCGACGACTACCTGGTCCCCCGGCTCAAGGCGCCCGAGGCGCCCATGCTCGCCGTCATCGGCGGGTCGACCGGAGCCGGCAAGTCCACCCTCGTGAACTCCCTGGTGGGACGTCAGGTCAGCGAAGCCGGGGTGCTGCGACCCACGACACGCACCCCCGTCCTCGTCTGCCATCCGGATGATCATCACTGGTTCGCCGGGATGCGCGTCCTGCCCGACCTCATGCGCGTATGGGCCCCGCAGAGCGACGACGAGCTGCTCCCCGCGCCCAAGAAGACCGGCCCGCGCGGAACCGAGCGCCACGCCGGCACCCGTGAACTGCGGATCGAGACCGTCTCCACCCTCCCGCGCGGATTGGCCATCCTCGACGCCCCCGACATCGACTCCCTCGTGGTCGAGAACCGGACACTCGCCGCCGAGCTGATCTGCGCCGCCGACGTCTGGGTCATGGTCACCACCGCCTCGCGCTACGCCGACGCCATCCCCTGGAACCTCCTGCGCACCGCGAAGCAGTTCCGCGCCACCCTGATCATCGTCCTCGACCGCGTCCCGCACCAGGTCCTCGCCGAGGTCTCGCGGCAGTACGGCGCCCTGCTCACCCGCGCCGGGCTCGGCGACGTGCCCCGCTTCACCGTGCCGGAGCTGCCCGAGTCGGCCGGCGGGGGCGGACTGCTGCCGGCCAGCGCCGTCGCGCCGCTCCTCGCCTGGCTCAGCCACCACGCCCAGGACCCGGCCGCCCGCCAGTACGCCGTCGGCCGCACCGCGCTCGGCGCGCTCGACTCGCTGCGCCGCCGGATGCCGGAGCTCGCCTCCGCCGTCGCCGCCCAGTACGCCGCCTCCGTACGGCTGACCTCGGCCGTCGAGGACGCGTACCGCACCGAGGGCAAGCGGGTCCGCAGCAGCCTCGACCGGGGCGCCGTCCTCGCCGGCGACGCCCTGACCCGGTGGCGCGGCTACCCCCTGGACACCACCGCCGACGAACTCCTCGACTCCCTCGCCGAATCCCTCGCCGCGCTGCTCCAGTGCGCCGTCGCCGCCGCCGACGAACGCATCGCGGCGGCCTGGCGCCGCGAGCCCGCCGCCGGAGCCGTACCCCTGCCCGCCCCCGACCGGGAGGCGGCGGAACGTATCGGCATGGCCGTACGGCGCTGGCGGCGGGTGCTGGAGGAACTCGCCGAGGAGGAGGTCGCCCGACTCGACCGGCAGCCCGCGCCCGACCCCGACGGGGTCGCCGCCCTGCTCGTCGCCGCCCTCCTCGGCGGCAAGCGGGCCCGCCCCGCCGGGGAGAAGCTCGCCGAACGGATCGGCGTACAGGCCGCCGTACGCCTGCGGGACCGGGGCGGAGAACTCGTCGGCGAACACCTCGACCAGGTACTGCGCGCCGAACGGGATCGCCGGCTCGCCCCGCTGGAGGCCCTCGAAGTGACACCGGAACCACAGGCCGAGCTGATCGCCGCGCTGTCCCTACTGCAGAAGGAGAGGTGA